A region from the Leptolyngbya subtilissima AS-A7 genome encodes:
- the pstB gene encoding phosphate ABC transporter ATP-binding protein PstB, whose protein sequence is MLNTQALTSTDVALRAENLNVYYGSTLAVRNVDLHIPRNEIIAFIGPSGCGKSTVLRCFNRMNDLIASCRVEGKITFHGSDIYAKQVDAVELRRRIGMVFQKPNPFPKSIYENVAWGARINGYQGDMDELVETSLRKAAVWDEVKDKLKQSGLSLSGGQQQRLCIARTIAIQPDVILMDEPCSALDPISTIKIEETMQQLKQDYTIIVVTHNMQQASRVSDRTAFYNAEATDKGGKVGYLVEYDHTEVMFNNPREQFTRDYVSGRFG, encoded by the coding sequence ATGTTAAACACCCAAGCTCTAACCTCTACAGATGTAGCCCTGAGGGCCGAAAATCTCAATGTCTACTATGGCTCTACCTTAGCCGTGCGCAACGTAGACCTACACATTCCTCGGAATGAGATTATCGCCTTTATCGGCCCCTCTGGCTGTGGGAAGAGCACCGTTCTGCGCTGCTTCAACCGCATGAACGATCTAATTGCGTCATGCCGGGTAGAGGGCAAGATCACTTTCCACGGCAGCGATATCTATGCCAAACAGGTAGATGCGGTAGAACTCCGCCGCAGAATTGGCATGGTGTTTCAAAAACCCAACCCTTTCCCTAAGTCAATCTACGAAAACGTTGCCTGGGGCGCTCGTATTAATGGCTACCAGGGTGACATGGATGAGCTAGTGGAAACGTCTCTGCGCAAGGCCGCCGTGTGGGATGAAGTGAAGGATAAGCTGAAGCAGAGTGGTCTGTCTCTGTCAGGAGGACAGCAGCAGCGCCTCTGCATCGCCCGCACCATCGCCATTCAGCCCGACGTCATTTTGATGGATGAACCCTGCTCGGCCCTTGATCCAATCTCGACCATCAAGATCGAGGAAACCATGCAGCAGCTCAAGCAGGACTACACAATCATCGTGGTCACCCACAACATGCAGCAGGCCTCACGGGTGTCCGATCGCACCGCTTTCTACAACGCTGAGGCGACGGACAAGGGCGGTAAGGTCGGCTATCTAGTGGAGTACGACCACACCGAAGTCATGTTTAACAACCCTCGCGAGCAGTTCACCCGCGACTACGTTTCGGGCCGTTTTGGCTAA
- a CDS encoding tetratricopeptide repeat protein — MISANRRLLRRLRGGMMAAAIALPFLYPTLHVASYAQEAPPAAAEAALNQGLSLIQQGQIDGALAQFQQAAALDPTLAAAHYNVGLALRQKGELQEAASAFWAAIRADPQFALAYANLGGALIEGNNLDQAEQYLQRAIAIQPDLGNAHYNLGLVYQSQGKFPEALAAFERAGQYSPNAPESFLQRGIIYLQTERNAEAEAVLQQALTLQPRYAQAHYNLGIARFNQGQTETALNSFRIATQINGGYADAYYSAGLAFIQLGRFAEARTVLEYAKNLYITMGNPTWAAKAQSHLGQLPES; from the coding sequence ATGATATCGGCCAATCGACGACTGTTACGACGTTTGCGGGGGGGCATGATGGCCGCTGCGATCGCACTTCCCTTCCTCTATCCAACACTGCATGTGGCAAGCTATGCCCAGGAAGCACCGCCAGCGGCGGCAGAGGCCGCCCTCAACCAAGGGTTGAGCCTCATTCAGCAGGGGCAAATCGACGGTGCTCTGGCCCAGTTTCAGCAGGCGGCAGCCCTAGACCCCACCCTGGCTGCGGCCCATTACAACGTTGGCCTAGCCCTGCGCCAAAAAGGTGAGCTACAAGAGGCAGCCTCCGCGTTCTGGGCAGCAATTCGAGCTGATCCGCAGTTTGCGCTGGCCTACGCCAACCTAGGCGGGGCTCTGATCGAAGGCAATAACCTTGATCAGGCCGAACAGTATTTGCAGCGGGCGATCGCCATTCAGCCCGACTTGGGCAATGCCCATTACAACCTGGGCTTGGTTTATCAGTCTCAGGGAAAATTTCCCGAGGCACTGGCGGCGTTCGAACGGGCAGGTCAATATAGCCCCAACGCCCCCGAGTCATTTTTGCAGAGGGGCATTATCTACCTACAAACCGAGCGCAACGCCGAAGCCGAGGCTGTGCTGCAACAGGCTCTGACTCTTCAGCCCCGGTACGCGCAAGCCCACTACAACTTGGGAATTGCTCGATTCAACCAGGGTCAAACCGAGACTGCTCTCAACTCGTTTCGCATAGCGACTCAAATCAACGGTGGCTACGCTGACGCCTACTACAGTGCTGGGCTAGCCTTTATTCAGCTTGGTCGTTTTGCTGAAGCCCGCACCGTGCTGGAATATGCCAAAAACCTCTATATCACCATGGGTAACCCAACCTGGGCAGCTAAAGCCCAAAGTCACCTAGGGCAATTGCCCGAGAGCTAG
- a CDS encoding BCD family MFS transporter — protein MTSPDVSPSAPGSAAVPKPRLGLLTMLRLGVFNMGLGIMSLLTLGVINRVMIDELRVPALVVGGVIAVHQFMAPARVWFGQMSDSRPIFGHHRSGYIWLGIGTVAVTAFCALQVVWQIGSRIAETGWGPAVYPWVGLLGLLFAVYGLALSATSTPFTALLVDVSDEDSRSRLVGIGWAMLLLGIIAGAVITSIVLKSIELNAPFEQVRSAVNRLFIIAPAVVCVLAVLSTYGIERKYSRLTQRSSLRDREDSLTLGRALKILTASRQTGRFFTFLLVLSLSLFMQDAVLEPYGGEVFGMTIAETTRLNIAFGLGSLLSLITTGWLVVPRLGKKRTVVLGCRWAAVCLVGITLSGLTGNPAILLTAVFLFGTAAGILTLGAIVLMLDLTVAETAGTFIGAWGLAQAIARGSATILGGGVLDLGRALLRTFGGVGEVGQPQAFLAYGLVFTLQAIGMLVAIWLLSRVNIQEFQANAKAAITAAIESDMD, from the coding sequence ATGACTAGCCCCGATGTTTCGCCCTCGGCTCCGGGCTCGGCGGCCGTCCCCAAACCCAGACTAGGCCTTCTGACCATGCTGCGTTTGGGGGTGTTCAACATGGGTTTGGGCATTATGTCGCTGCTCACCCTGGGGGTGATCAACCGGGTGATGATTGACGAATTGCGCGTACCGGCGTTGGTTGTGGGGGGGGTGATCGCGGTTCACCAGTTTATGGCTCCCGCCCGGGTGTGGTTTGGCCAGATGTCTGACTCTAGGCCAATTTTTGGCCATCACCGCAGCGGCTATATCTGGCTAGGCATTGGGACGGTGGCGGTAACGGCATTTTGCGCTTTGCAGGTGGTGTGGCAAATTGGCAGCCGCATTGCCGAGACTGGCTGGGGGCCAGCGGTGTACCCCTGGGTGGGGCTGCTAGGGCTGCTGTTTGCAGTCTACGGCCTGGCATTGAGCGCCACTTCGACCCCCTTTACTGCACTACTGGTGGATGTGTCGGACGAGGACTCGCGATCGCGCCTGGTGGGTATCGGCTGGGCCATGCTACTGCTGGGCATTATCGCCGGGGCGGTTATCACCTCCATCGTGCTGAAGTCAATTGAGTTGAATGCCCCCTTTGAGCAGGTGCGTAGCGCGGTGAATCGGCTATTTATAATTGCCCCTGCGGTGGTGTGTGTGTTGGCGGTGCTGAGCACCTACGGCATTGAGCGCAAGTATTCACGGCTGACCCAGCGATCGTCGCTGCGCGACCGAGAAGACAGCCTCACCCTTGGTCGGGCCCTCAAGATTCTCACTGCCAGCCGCCAGACGGGGCGGTTTTTTACCTTTTTGCTGGTGCTCAGCCTTAGCCTGTTTATGCAGGATGCAGTGCTCGAGCCCTACGGTGGCGAAGTCTTTGGCATGACTATTGCCGAAACTACCCGACTCAATATCGCCTTTGGTTTGGGCTCGCTGCTGAGCCTGATTACCACCGGCTGGCTGGTGGTGCCCCGCCTGGGCAAAAAGCGTACGGTGGTGCTGGGTTGTAGGTGGGCGGCGGTGTGCCTGGTGGGCATTACCCTATCAGGGCTGACGGGCAACCCGGCGATTTTACTGACGGCGGTGTTTTTGTTTGGCACCGCCGCTGGCATTCTCACCCTGGGGGCGATCGTGCTGATGCTCGATTTGACGGTGGCCGAGACGGCGGGCACCTTTATTGGGGCCTGGGGGTTGGCCCAGGCGATCGCCCGAGGCAGCGCTACCATCCTGGGCGGCGGCGTGCTCGATCTGGGTCGCGCCCTGCTTAGAACCTTTGGCGGGGTGGGGGAAGTGGGGCAGCCCCAGGCGTTTTTGGCCTACGGGCTGGTGTTTACCCTGCAAGCGATCGGCATGCTGGTCGCGATTTGGCTGCTCAGCCGGGTGAATATTCAAGAGTTTCAGGCCAATGCCAAGGCGGCAATTACCGCCGCAATAGAAAGCGATATGGATTGA
- the psaI gene encoding photosystem I reaction center subunit VIII, with translation MPAAFLPSILVPLVGLVFPAVAMAFLFLYIERDDAAEPLKKS, from the coding sequence ATGCCAGCTGCATTCTTACCCTCTATTCTGGTTCCTTTGGTGGGGCTTGTCTTTCCCGCTGTTGCCATGGCCTTTTTATTCCTTTACATTGAGCGGGATGACGCCGCTGAGCCCCTCAAGAAGTCCTAA
- a CDS encoding glycosyltransferase, which produces MIQAHSTNLLEAPKQDFKQDIRAYFDYTASELDRWSRRNRYYYGDLARLHQFIIPPGSRVLEVGCGTGDLLHATAPAIGVGIDFAPAVTAIASQKYPELAFYTLDAEAIEPAQLALEHRQFDYILLSGVLGYLGDIQAVLQRLQPFCQPHTRLILTFHSHLWEPLLGLAERIGQRRPQPPQNWLSMDDVANLLTITGYRPLQRGNRFLWPKFVPGIAGLVNRYLAPLPVVKHLCLTTFIVARPQSVPNSDQPTCSVIIPARNEAGNVAAAVARLPQLGAHTEVIFVEGHSRDQTWQAIQDLVQTYRGPFTLKAFQQTGRGKADAVRLGFDQASGDILLILDADLTVPPEDLPHFVEVLASGRGEFANGSRLVYPRSTTAMPWLNMVANKIFALLFSFLLEQPLKDTLCGTKVLWRRDYKRIAAGRSYFGDFDPFGDFDLLFGAAKLNLHIVEVPIRYQPRTYGSSNIAHVREGLILLKMCLYASRKLKFR; this is translated from the coding sequence GTGATTCAAGCCCATTCCACTAATTTGCTTGAGGCCCCCAAGCAAGACTTCAAGCAAGATATCCGGGCCTACTTTGATTACACTGCCTCCGAGCTAGATCGCTGGAGTCGTCGCAACCGCTACTACTACGGCGATCTGGCTCGGCTTCATCAATTTATTATTCCACCCGGCAGCCGCGTGCTAGAAGTCGGCTGCGGTACTGGTGACCTGCTCCATGCCACCGCTCCAGCGATTGGGGTAGGCATTGACTTTGCTCCGGCGGTGACGGCGATCGCCAGCCAAAAATACCCTGAGCTTGCCTTCTACACGCTAGATGCTGAGGCGATCGAGCCCGCTCAGCTGGCTTTAGAACACCGCCAGTTCGACTACATTCTGCTGTCAGGAGTGCTGGGCTACCTAGGCGATATTCAAGCTGTGCTCCAGCGGTTGCAGCCCTTCTGCCAGCCCCACACTCGCCTCATTCTCACCTTCCACAGCCACCTTTGGGAGCCCCTGCTGGGCCTAGCCGAACGGATAGGACAGCGCCGCCCCCAACCCCCCCAAAACTGGCTGAGCATGGATGACGTGGCTAACCTACTCACCATCACCGGCTATCGCCCCCTTCAGCGGGGCAATCGGTTTCTCTGGCCCAAGTTTGTGCCGGGGATAGCTGGCTTGGTGAATCGCTATCTAGCGCCTCTGCCCGTGGTTAAGCACCTGTGCTTGACCACCTTTATCGTGGCTCGGCCTCAATCCGTTCCCAATTCAGATCAGCCGACCTGTTCCGTCATCATTCCAGCTCGAAATGAGGCGGGAAACGTTGCCGCTGCCGTGGCTCGGCTGCCCCAACTGGGTGCCCATACCGAAGTCATCTTTGTCGAAGGCCACTCCCGTGACCAGACTTGGCAAGCCATTCAGGATTTAGTGCAGACCTATCGAGGGCCTTTTACGCTGAAGGCATTCCAGCAGACGGGGCGGGGCAAGGCGGATGCAGTGCGGCTCGGGTTCGACCAGGCCAGCGGCGACATTCTGCTTATTCTCGATGCTGATTTGACCGTTCCCCCAGAAGATTTGCCCCACTTTGTCGAAGTGCTGGCCTCAGGTCGGGGAGAATTTGCCAACGGATCGCGGTTGGTTTACCCTCGCTCTACGACCGCCATGCCCTGGCTCAATATGGTGGCCAACAAAATCTTTGCTCTGCTCTTCTCATTTTTGCTAGAGCAGCCGCTTAAAGACACCCTTTGCGGCACCAAAGTGTTGTGGCGACGCGACTATAAGCGTATTGCTGCCGGGCGCAGCTACTTCGGCGACTTCGACCCCTTTGGGGATTTTGACCTGCTGTTTGGGGCTGCTAAGCTCAACCTCCACATTGTGGAAGTGCCAATTCGCTACCAGCCTCGCACCTATGGGAGCTCAAATATTGCCCACGTTAGAGAAGGGCTAATCTTGCTGAAAATGTGCCTCTACGCCTCTCGCAAGCTCAAGTTTCGATAG
- a CDS encoding SLC13 family permease: MDFIQNPIFLMLVVLVCSLIAFVAEWLPVDLTALAIATVLIVLGLVTPEEGIAGFGNAATITVMLMFILSAGVAKTGVIQIVRDWLMKWGGKEPSRQIFVMGILVGPITAFINNTAVVAIFLPIVEEWCKKQNISPSKLLIPLSYVTVLGGMITVIGTSTNILASGVSKDLGYGEFGLFEFTAVGVITFAVGLAYLALFAPKLLPDRKSSSPNLSNYDLKDYMSEVVITPRSTLIGQTLKASEIQRKFDIDVLEIIRDGSHFAQPLADKVLQAGDVLMIRGGRDELLSLKDQRGLDILPEVKFGQQPIEDEPDTSEEHIAEVLILSNSRLVGATLKEMRFRQRYNATVLAIRRGEELVRDRMGKVPLRFGDLLLVQGPQSSFTGLQTTRELLVLEQREAEGLRVDKAWVAIAIILGVIVVAALNWAPILVTALMGVMAMVITGCLKPGEIYGSVRWDVIFLLAGLIPLGTAMENSGTTDWLAQQLAAIGGGASGIVLLIIFYLVTNLLTELLSNNAAVILMIPIAAGVATSLELNPIAFIFTVTFAASNSYITPIGYQTNTMVYGPGGYKFFDFTRVGLPLNIILTVITPLLIAWLYGL; encoded by the coding sequence ATGGACTTTATTCAAAATCCTATTTTTCTGATGTTGGTGGTTCTGGTCTGCTCTCTGATCGCCTTTGTGGCAGAGTGGCTACCGGTAGATTTGACTGCCCTGGCGATCGCCACTGTATTAATTGTTTTAGGGTTAGTCACGCCCGAGGAAGGCATTGCCGGTTTTGGCAACGCCGCCACCATTACCGTTATGCTCATGTTCATTCTGAGCGCTGGAGTCGCCAAAACTGGTGTAATTCAGATTGTGCGAGACTGGCTGATGAAATGGGGAGGCAAGGAGCCTTCCCGGCAGATTTTTGTGATGGGCATCCTGGTCGGGCCGATCACAGCCTTTATCAACAACACGGCTGTGGTAGCCATTTTTCTGCCGATTGTCGAGGAATGGTGTAAAAAACAGAATATTTCGCCGTCGAAGCTGCTGATCCCGCTGTCCTACGTCACGGTGCTGGGTGGCATGATTACGGTGATTGGTACATCGACTAACATTCTGGCCAGTGGGGTATCCAAAGACTTGGGCTATGGAGAATTTGGGCTGTTTGAGTTCACTGCCGTCGGAGTAATCACCTTTGCTGTGGGCTTGGCTTACCTAGCTCTATTTGCGCCCAAGCTCTTGCCCGATCGCAAATCGTCGTCCCCTAACTTGTCAAACTACGATTTGAAAGACTACATGAGCGAGGTGGTTATTACTCCGCGCTCAACCCTAATTGGTCAGACCCTAAAAGCGAGCGAGATTCAGCGGAAGTTTGACATCGACGTGTTGGAGATCATTCGCGATGGCAGCCACTTTGCTCAACCCCTAGCCGACAAAGTGCTACAGGCGGGCGACGTACTGATGATTCGAGGCGGCCGAGATGAACTGCTCAGCCTCAAAGATCAGCGCGGGCTAGACATCTTGCCTGAAGTCAAATTTGGCCAACAACCCATTGAAGACGAGCCAGACACCAGTGAAGAGCACATTGCTGAGGTGTTAATTCTGTCGAATTCTCGCTTGGTCGGAGCCACTCTTAAGGAAATGCGCTTTCGCCAACGCTACAACGCCACGGTGCTGGCCATCCGGCGAGGCGAAGAACTGGTGCGCGATCGCATGGGCAAAGTTCCCCTCCGCTTCGGCGACTTGCTGCTGGTGCAGGGTCCTCAGAGCAGCTTTACCGGCTTGCAAACCACCCGAGAGCTGCTGGTTTTAGAACAGCGGGAGGCTGAGGGCCTGCGGGTTGACAAGGCTTGGGTCGCGATCGCCATCATCTTGGGAGTGATCGTGGTTGCCGCCTTGAACTGGGCTCCTATTCTCGTCACCGCTCTGATGGGGGTGATGGCAATGGTGATTACAGGCTGCCTAAAACCAGGAGAAATCTACGGTTCGGTTCGGTGGGACGTGATTTTTTTGCTGGCCGGGTTGATTCCCCTCGGCACAGCTATGGAAAATTCTGGTACTACGGACTGGCTAGCCCAGCAGCTAGCTGCCATTGGCGGTGGAGCATCGGGCATCGTCCTCTTGATAATTTTTTATCTGGTGACTAATCTTTTGACCGAACTGCTCTCAAACAATGCCGCCGTCATCTTAATGATTCCGATCGCAGCGGGAGTAGCCACAAGCCTAGAGCTAAACCCCATCGCCTTTATTTTCACCGTCACCTTTGCGGCCTCTAACAGCTACATCACGCCCATCGGTTACCAGACCAACACAATGGTGTATGGCCCAGGGGGCTATAAATTCTTTGACTTTACCCGAGTCGGGTTACCCCTCAACATAATTTTGACGGTGATAACGCCACTTTTGATTGCTTGGTTGTATGGCCTGTAG
- a CDS encoding DUF2470 domain-containing protein — MAEPITPAVSDRICKHMNDDHTEAVLLYATAYGNQPTATAAVMESVDPEGMTLAVTVDGAPTTVRVPFDHTLEGAEDAHHTLVAMLKQAKARA, encoded by the coding sequence ATGGCTGAGCCAATTACTCCAGCGGTGAGCGATCGCATCTGTAAGCACATGAACGACGACCACACTGAAGCGGTCCTGCTTTACGCCACCGCCTACGGCAACCAACCCACCGCCACCGCCGCCGTGATGGAATCTGTGGACCCCGAGGGCATGACCCTGGCGGTGACCGTAGACGGAGCCCCAACCACTGTGCGAGTGCCCTTCGACCACACCTTGGAGGGGGCCGAAGATGCCCACCACACCCTAGTTGCCATGCTCAAACAGGCAAAAGCCAGAGCTTAA
- a CDS encoding glycosyltransferase family 4 protein — protein MRIAYATTYNVRDRASWPRRHLGLYGAGQKIAELLQSAGAELEFLGPLERRRVPITRLKWLLYQRLGQSYYSPVEPWVAPYYARQLEAQLAQFKADLLLCPENAIPLARVRTVLPTVLWTDALLGSLVDFYPYLTNLCPETRRRLHAVEKEALERCDRVILTSQWAAQSAIDLYGLPADKIRIIPRGASRAQDLTQSEVEALIAQRPPNPCRLLFLGVDWERKGGPLALEVAQTLNQQGVKTELWVVGCEPKWVGDRPSFVRSFGFIERATPEGEAQFAHLLSTAHFLIFPTKADTFGVAISEANAAGLPCVAAAVGGIPTVLQTDVNGRAFQVEATAVEYAQYIAAVMADYPRYQALALSAWQHYRQHLSWDAAQQQAWGYLQELVTGGDRNATSTLIPSRQRRLLPTLSKGFRA, from the coding sequence ATGAGAATTGCCTACGCTACTACTTATAATGTGCGCGATCGTGCCTCCTGGCCCCGTCGCCATCTGGGCCTCTATGGAGCTGGGCAAAAAATTGCTGAACTCCTGCAAAGTGCTGGGGCTGAACTGGAATTTCTCGGTCCGCTGGAGCGGCGCAGGGTGCCGATTACTCGGCTCAAGTGGCTACTTTACCAACGCCTGGGGCAGAGCTACTACAGCCCTGTGGAACCCTGGGTTGCGCCCTACTACGCTCGCCAGCTTGAAGCTCAACTCGCCCAATTTAAGGCTGACCTGCTGCTTTGTCCTGAGAACGCCATTCCCCTAGCACGGGTGCGCACGGTACTGCCCACGGTGCTGTGGACCGATGCGCTGTTGGGCAGCCTGGTAGATTTTTATCCTTATCTAACTAATCTGTGCCCCGAGACTCGACGGCGGCTGCACGCTGTAGAGAAGGAGGCCCTAGAACGGTGCGATCGCGTCATTCTCACCTCTCAATGGGCGGCCCAGTCTGCGATCGATCTCTACGGTCTGCCCGCCGACAAAATTCGCATTATTCCCCGTGGGGCCAGCCGAGCTCAGGATCTGACTCAGTCTGAGGTAGAAGCCCTGATTGCGCAGCGGCCGCCAAACCCTTGTCGACTGCTGTTTCTTGGGGTGGACTGGGAGCGCAAGGGTGGGCCGCTAGCTCTAGAGGTGGCCCAAACCCTCAACCAGCAGGGCGTAAAGACTGAACTCTGGGTCGTCGGCTGCGAACCTAAATGGGTGGGCGATCGCCCCAGTTTTGTGCGCTCCTTCGGGTTCATTGAACGCGCTACCCCCGAGGGTGAGGCCCAATTTGCTCACCTGCTCAGCACTGCCCACTTTTTAATCTTTCCCACCAAGGCCGATACTTTTGGGGTTGCCATTAGTGAAGCTAACGCCGCCGGCCTCCCCTGCGTGGCCGCCGCTGTAGGGGGCATTCCCACCGTATTGCAAACCGACGTTAACGGCAGAGCCTTCCAGGTAGAGGCCACCGCTGTTGAATACGCCCAATATATTGCCGCCGTCATGGCCGACTACCCACGCTACCAAGCCCTAGCCCTCTCGGCTTGGCAGCACTACCGCCAACATTTGAGCTGGGATGCCGCTCAACAACAGGCCTGGGGGTACTTGCAGGAGTTGGTGACTGGGGGCGATCGCAATGCAACCTCAACCCTTATCCCATCTCGCCAGCGCCGCCTCTTGCCGACGTTGAGCAAAGGCTTCAGAGCGTAG
- a CDS encoding diguanylate cyclase domain-containing protein has translation MSRLLKPFSLSTVLVAIFVLQLVSAVGLLGFLSFYLGNWAVALVSLGAIGSSVVVGLAVVNRVLQPIAQLRRAIQATAQGNWQTPVPIESTDELGQLARAFNTMAAKLHDSFAELEHLNHELQRSERRWRQFLDGIPLGIAVYDRHGQMVFASQQARILLCLEDMPSIPSLGLDETCIAYRASTGQRYPTAALPITMALRGQPGWADDIELRPGNQAIPVEMVTTPIFDQGGQVEYAIAAFQDITTRKQAQTLLADYNQTLERQVADRTAALRQAEATQRIILEAIPDLLVRFSGDGICLDVMNAGAVNLIAEPSAQIGRPMHEVLPADMVAERMHYIQLALQTGAPQVYEYRFSTTDGWRYEEARIVTSGPDQVLAIVRDITERKQAEAEIARQRQFLQNVIDSIPSIIVVKDRQGRVQMANRASASLHGITPADMVGKLDTDVNPNISALEAIQQHLIHQRVIETQLPYQGEQEVIDRVGIRRWYQVVISPFQDADGTINGVITNCIDITDRKGMETALTEANETLERLATLDGLTHIPNRRRFDEYLEQEWQRMVREQQPLSLIMFDVDFFKPYNDCLGHQQGDEALIALAAAATRAVKRAADLLARYGGEEFAVVLPNTRRAGAEIVAKAIQEEIAALKIAHPQSSVSDYLTISIGIASVVPTADQSPEDLIAAADAALYQAKRRGRDRYWIRLI, from the coding sequence TTGAGCCGTTTGCTTAAGCCCTTTTCGCTCAGCACGGTGTTGGTAGCAATTTTTGTGCTTCAGCTGGTTAGTGCGGTTGGGCTGCTGGGGTTTTTGAGCTTTTATCTCGGCAACTGGGCCGTGGCGTTGGTGAGCCTGGGTGCCATTGGCAGCTCGGTGGTGGTGGGGCTGGCGGTGGTCAATCGAGTGCTACAGCCCATTGCCCAGCTGCGCCGGGCCATTCAAGCTACGGCCCAGGGCAATTGGCAAACCCCAGTCCCTATTGAGAGCACCGACGAGTTGGGGCAGCTGGCGCGGGCGTTCAACACCATGGCCGCTAAGCTGCACGATTCATTTGCCGAGCTAGAGCACCTCAACCACGAGCTTCAGCGCAGCGAGCGGCGCTGGAGACAGTTTTTAGACGGCATTCCTTTGGGCATTGCCGTCTACGATCGCCATGGCCAGATGGTGTTTGCGAGCCAGCAGGCCCGTATTTTGCTCTGCCTCGAAGACATGCCCTCAATACCGTCTCTCGGTCTGGACGAAACCTGCATTGCCTACCGGGCCAGCACCGGCCAGCGCTACCCTACTGCGGCACTGCCCATAACCATGGCGCTGCGGGGACAGCCCGGCTGGGCCGACGATATTGAGCTGCGACCGGGTAATCAGGCTATCCCCGTTGAGATGGTGACGACGCCCATTTTTGACCAGGGGGGGCAGGTGGAATATGCGATCGCTGCCTTTCAAGACATCACCACCCGCAAGCAGGCCCAAACGCTACTAGCTGACTACAACCAGACCCTGGAGCGCCAAGTGGCCGATCGCACCGCTGCCCTGCGCCAGGCCGAGGCCACCCAGCGAATTATTTTAGAGGCGATTCCCGACCTGCTGGTGCGGTTTTCGGGCGACGGCATCTGCCTCGACGTGATGAATGCCGGAGCGGTCAACCTGATTGCTGAACCTAGTGCCCAGATCGGCAGACCCATGCATGAGGTGCTTCCCGCCGATATGGTTGCCGAGCGCATGCACTACATTCAGCTGGCGCTACAAACCGGCGCACCTCAGGTCTACGAATATCGCTTTTCTACAACCGACGGCTGGCGCTATGAAGAAGCGCGGATTGTTACCAGTGGCCCTGACCAGGTATTGGCGATCGTGCGCGACATTACCGAACGCAAGCAAGCCGAGGCCGAAATCGCTCGCCAGCGTCAGTTTCTGCAAAATGTGATCGACAGCATTCCCAGCATCATTGTGGTCAAGGACCGTCAGGGCCGGGTGCAGATGGCCAACCGCGCCAGCGCCAGCCTTCACGGCATCACTCCCGCCGACATGGTGGGCAAGCTCGACACCGACGTTAACCCCAACATTTCGGCATTGGAGGCCATCCAGCAGCACCTCATTCACCAACGGGTGATTGAGACCCAACTGCCCTACCAAGGCGAGCAGGAAGTGATCGACCGAGTCGGCATTCGCCGCTGGTACCAGGTCGTGATTAGCCCCTTTCAGGATGCCGACGGCACTATCAACGGCGTAATTACTAACTGCATCGACATTACCGATCGCAAGGGCATGGAAACCGCCCTAACTGAGGCCAACGAAACCCTAGAGCGCCTGGCCACCCTAGATGGGTTGACCCACATTCCCAACCGCCGCCGCTTTGACGAGTACTTGGAGCAAGAGTGGCAGCGCATGGTGCGCGAGCAGCAGCCCCTATCGCTGATTATGTTTGATGTCGATTTCTTCAAACCCTACAACGACTGCCTGGGCCACCAGCAGGGGGATGAGGCGTTGATCGCGCTTGCCGCCGCCGCTACCCGCGCCGTCAAGCGCGCTGCCGACCTGCTGGCCCGCTACGGCGGCGAGGAGTTTGCGGTGGTGCTGCCGAATACCCGCCGTGCCGGGGCCGAGATTGTCGCTAAGGCCATTCAAGAGGAAATTGCTGCCCTCAAAATTGCCCATCCCCAATCGTCTGTGAGCGACTACCTCACCATCAGCATTGGTATCGCCAGCGTAGTGCCCACCGCCGACCAGTCGCCCGAAGACCTGATTGCCGCTGCGGATGCGGCACTGTATCAGGCGAAGCGGAGAGGACGCGATCGCTACTGGATTCGTCTCATCTAA
- a CDS encoding 2Fe-2S iron-sulfur cluster-binding protein, translated as MSVSIQFLPDGVTVEAEVGEPLLAVADRAGVSIPTGCLMGSCHACEVDLEGQADPICACISAVPPGHDALVVNLYVDPTW; from the coding sequence ATGAGCGTCTCCATTCAATTTTTGCCCGATGGCGTCACCGTCGAAGCCGAGGTGGGAGAACCCCTGCTGGCGGTGGCCGATCGCGCTGGGGTGAGCATTCCCACCGGCTGCCTCATGGGGTCGTGCCACGCCTGCGAAGTGGACTTGGAGGGGCAAGCAGACCCGATCTGCGCCTGTATTTCGGCAGTGCCGCCGGGCCACGACGCGCTCGTCGTCAACCTTTACGTCGACCCCACCTGGTAG